A stretch of Gouania willdenowi chromosome 21, fGouWil2.1, whole genome shotgun sequence DNA encodes these proteins:
- the tmem41aa gene encoding transmembrane protein 41A-A — protein sequence MCPSFSPAVGRHREVKHCLGHRMRPLFGLAAVVAAASLYLYLLSSFLPAGPPRPAPLAPGTGHELEQPEEVSRLKFPADLDELRELAELLQFYKSEHTGYVLLLFSSAYLYKQSFAIPGSSFLNILAGAIFGLYQGLFLACVLTTVGSTTCFLLSQTFGKQYIESFFPEKVSMLQRKVEENQDCLFFFLLFLRFFPMTPNWFLNMSAPIVNIPITFFFCSVFIGLLPYNFICVQTGVMLSEVSSLDDLVSWERLLQLLAIACMALLPGALIRHLSQRHFKLDDQSQNQLITDKKVQ from the exons ATGTGCCCCAGCTTTTCTCCAGCGGTCGGTCGTCACCGGGAGGTGAAGCATTGCCTCGGCCACAGAATGCGCCCTCTCTTCGGATTAGCCGCCGTCGTTGCCGCAGCCAGTTTGTACCTGTACCTGCTGTCTTCATTCCTCCCCGCTGGCCCCCCGAGACCTGCACCCCTGGCCCCGGGGACCGGACATGAACTGGAACAGCCGGAGGAAGTGAGCAG GCTAAAGTTTCCTGCAGATTTGGACGAGCTAAGGGAACTAGCTGAGCTTCTTCAGTTTTACAAGTCGGAGCACACTGGATATGTCCTTCTGCTCTTCAGCAGTGCTTATCTCTACAAGCAGTCGTTTGCCATTCCTGGTTCTTCCTTTCTG AACATTCTTGCAGGAGCTATATTTGGACTGTACCAAGGACTGTTTCTTGCCTGTGTACTGACAACTGTGGGCTCCACCACATGCTTCCTGCTGTCGCAAACCTTTGGAAAACAATACATTGAGAGCTTTTTCCCTGAGAAAGTCTCCATGCTGCAGAGAAAG GTAGAGGAGAACCAGgactgtttgttctttttcctgCTCTTCCTGAGATTCTTCCCCATGACTCCCAACTGGTTCCTGAACATGTCGGCCCCGatcgtaaacatccccatcaccttcttcttctgctctgtCTTTATTG GTCTCCTGCCGTACAACTTTATCTGTGTCCAAACGGGTGTGATGTTATCAGAGGTGTCTTCACTGGATGACCTGGTCTCCTGGGAGAGGCTCCTGCAGCTGCTGGCCATCGCCTGTATGGCTCTGCTGCCTGGTGCCCTCATCCGCCATTTAAGTCAGAGGCATTTCAAACTGGATGACCAGTCACAGAACCAACTCATCACAGATAAGAAGGTTCAGTGA
- the igf2bp2a gene encoding insulin-like growth factor 2 mRNA-binding protein 2a isoform X3 has protein sequence MDMDAAPPNQALRTRRGGRSPRDQGAPEHRPSGGFGSPHPRQHDFPLRMLVPTQFVGAIIGKEGLTIKNVTKQTQSKVDIHRKENAGAAEKPISIHSTPEGCSSACRMIMDIMQKEAIETNATEDIPLKILAHNSLVGRLIGKEGRNLKKIEEETGTKIMISSLHDLTYYNLERIITVMGELEAILKAEVEITKKLREAYENDIAAINQQANLIPGVNLNSLGIFASGLPVLPPAAGPRGSGPPVAHGGYNPFLSHSSHLSGLYGVSPASAIPHQISQQAPEQEVVYLFIPTQAVGALIGKKGQHIKQLAHFAGASIKIAPAESPDVTERMVIITGTPEAQFKAQGRIFGKLKEENFVSAKEEVKLETHIKVPSTAAGRVIGKGGKTVNELQNLTSAEVIVPRDQTPDENDEVFVKISGHFFASQTAQRKIREIIQQVKQQEQKHQQGASASPHHSK, from the exons ATGGACATGGATGCTGCTCCGCCCAACCAGGCACTCCGAACGCGACGTGGGGGTCGGTCTCCTCGGGACCAGGGCGCCCCTGAGCACAGGCCATCAGGAGGCTTTGGATCTCCCCACCCCAGACAGCACGACTTCCCCCTGCGTATGCTTGTACCTACTCAGTTTGTCGGGGCCATCATTGGCAAGGAAGGACTCACCATCAAGAATGTTACCAAGCAAACACAGTCCAA GGTGGACATTCATCGGAAGGAAAATGCAGGCGCAGCTGAAAAACCCATCTCCATTCACTCGACCCCCGAGGGCTGCTCTTCCGCCTGTCGCATGATAATGGACATCATGCAAAAGGAAGCTATTGAGACCAACGC GACGGAGGACATACCTCTGAAGATCCTCGCTCACAACAGCTTGGTGGGTCGGCTGATTGGGAAGGAGGGACGTAACCTGAAGAAGATTGAGGAGGAGACCGGGACCAAGATTATGATCTCCTC GTTACATGACTTAACCTATTACAACCTCGAGAGGATCATCACTGTGATGGGAGAATTGGAGGCGATTTTAAAAGCCGAGGTGGAGATTACGAAGAAGCTGAGGGAGGCCTATGAGAACGACATTGCTGCTATAAAC CAACAGGCCAACCTAATCCCAGGCGTGAACCTTAATTCTCTGGGCATTTTCGCCTCTGGGCTGCCAGTGCTGCCCCCTGCTGCTGGACCACGTGGCTCTGGGCCGCCTGTAGCACATGGAGGATATAACCCATTCTTA AGTCACTCTTCACATCTCAGTGGCCTGTACGGGGTTTCTCCAGCAAGTGCCATCCCCCACCAGATTTCA CAACAGGCTCCAGAGCAGGAGGTCGTCTACCTCTTTATTCCAACTCAGGCGGTCGGGGCTCTCATTGGTAAGAAGGGCCAGCACATCAAGCAACTCGCCCACTTTGCTGGGGCGTCTATCAAG ATCGCTCCAGCTGAGAGCCCTGATGTTACTGAAAGGATGGTTATTATTACTGGGACACCAGAAGCTCaatttaag gCCCAAGGTCGGATATTCGGAAAGCTGAAGGAGGAGAACTTTGTGTCAGCGAAGGAGGAAGTCAAACTGGAGACACACATAAAAGTTCCCTCGACTGCTGCAGGCAGAGTTATCGGCAAAGGTGGCAAGACG GTGAACGAGCTGCAGAACCTGACGAGCGCAGAAGTCATCGTTCCACGTGATCAGACCCCCGATGAGAACGATGAGGTGTTCGTGAAAATCAGCGGCCATTTCTTTGCCAGCCAG ACTGCACAGAGGAAGATCCGGGAGATCATTCAGCAGGTCAAACAGCAGGAACAGAAGCACCAGCAGGGCGCCTCGGCGTCACCGCACCACTCCAAGTGA